The sequence AGGTGCAACAGGATGAAATCGGAATGACTCCTTTAGGACTGCTCTTAGGTATGTCATACTGCTAATGTCGGCTTCATTAACAATTTCCTGTCCCCGGGGTTCGATACTCCTTACCTCGTCTTGTAGCTTCCCAATCAGGCGGGGCCTCCTCATGAGCTCAGCCATTGTGAATTCGAGGGTGTTAGATGATGTGTCAGTTAAACCGAAAAATACATCCTGTAGATATCAATTAATTAGTACACTATAATATTTTTTATTTGTAATAATCTGGAAGGTATTATATTTACTTACGGTTAGGAGAGCTTTCATCTGCTCTCTTGTGAGACCATACTCGAGCTGAACAGACAAGAGAATATCGACGAAATTACTACCCTGGTTATCTAACACTGACTTGTCCTTGTTCTCATGATAATCGATCACCTTGTCCAGCAGATCGGCCCATCTATGCCTTAGTCTCTCAGCCTTTGCACGAACTGTCCTTTTAAGCAGTCCTACCCTAGACAATGTTGGGAAGTACTCCTCCACCTTGAACCCTCCTAGCAGCAGTGACGTATCATTGGTGAGGTCTTGGAACAACTTGCTCTGTCCTTCTTTTAGGAAGAATTCTCCGGACACGATGCGACATGCCATGTCATATGTGAATGTCTTGAGCAGCTCACTCATGTCCACCACACCACCGACTGCGGCGGCCTCGTGAATCTTGGCCACCACCAAGCTCACCTATGATGGCATGCACA comes from Triticum dicoccoides isolate Atlit2015 ecotype Zavitan unplaced genomic scaffold, WEW_v2.0 scaffold6647, whole genome shotgun sequence and encodes:
- the LOC119347392 gene encoding indole-2-monooxygenase-like, with the protein product MSELLKTFTYDMACRIVSGEFFLKEGQSKLFQDLTNDTSLLLGGFKVEEYFPTLSRVGLLKRTVRAKAERLRHRWADLLDKVIDYHENKDKSVLDNQGSNFVDILLSVQLEYGLTREQMKALLTDVFFGLTDTSSNTLEFTMAELMRRPRLIGKLQDEVRSIEPRGQEIVNEADISSMTYLRAVLKESFRFHPV